The Camelina sativa cultivar DH55 chromosome 14, Cs, whole genome shotgun sequence genome includes a window with the following:
- the LOC104776526 gene encoding MLP-like protein 423 isoform X2: MGLTGVLHVEVEVKSPAEKFWVALGDGINFFPKAFPNDYKTIQVLAGDGNAPGSIRLITYGEGSPLVKISAERIEEVDLENKSMSYSIIGGEMMEYYKTFKGTITVIPKDGGSLLKWSGEFEKTSHEIADPHVIKDFAVKNFKEIDEYLLKQST, encoded by the exons ATGGGATTGACTGGTGTTCTTCATGTGGAGGTTGAAGTTAAGTCTCCGGCTGAAAAGTTCTGGGTAGCCCTTGGCGACGGCATCAATTTCTTTCCCAAAGCTTTCCCTAATGACTACAAAACCATTCAAGTTCTTGCTGGCGATGGGAATGCTCCTGGCTCCATTCGCCTCATTACTTATGGAGAAG GATCTCCACTGGTGAAGATATCGGCTGAGAGGATCGAAGAAGTGGATTTGGAGAACAAAAGCATGTCGTACAGCATCATCGGCGGCGAAATGATGGAGTACTACAAAACGTTCAAAGGAACGATCACAGTTATTCCTAAGGACGGTGGAAGCCTTCTGAAATGGTCTGGTGAGTTTGAGAAGACCAGCCATGAGATCGCTGACCCACACGTCATCAAGGACTTTGCTGTCAAGAACTTCAAAGAG ATAGACGAATATCTCCTTAAGCAAAGCACTTAA
- the LOC104741092 gene encoding uncharacterized protein At1g24010-like: protein MTLGGYISIEFDIKSPAYRFCQGYMKIAKTTRHQLSTEEVEVDLPSEKKKVRLRMEGFQISELFKAITTPFISCTVDPEEAKSRNPDNYKKLEGTMSVIHTEGNDGGRAFWTVEYEKVSDDIKDPRFIVDTTARYFQAMDERIFRTI, encoded by the exons atgACACTAGGAGGATATATCTCTATTGAGTTTGATATCAAGTCTCCGGCGTATAGATTCTGTCAAGGTTACATGAAGATAGCGAAAACCACAAGACACCAAC TTTCGACTGAGGAGGTAGAGGTTGATCTACCTTCGGAGAAGAAAAAGGTTCGGCTAAGAATGGAGGGCTTTCAGATCTCAGAGTTGTTCAAGGCGATCACAACACCTTTCATCAGCTGTACTGTTGATCCTGAAGAGGCCAAGTCGAGAAACCCGGATAACTACAAGAAGCTCGAAGGAACCATGAGCGTCATTCACACGGAAGGTAATGACGGTGGCCGAGCATTCTGGACCGTAGAGTATGAGAAAGTTAGCGATGACATCAAGGACCCACGTTTCATCGTCGACACTACTGCAAGATACTTTCAGGCGATGGATGAGAGAATCTTTAGAACGATCTGA
- the LOC104776526 gene encoding MLP-like protein 423 isoform X1, with translation MGLTGVLHVEVEVKSPAEKFWVALGDGINFFPKAFPNDYKTIQVLAGDGNAPGSIRLITYGEGSPLVKISAERIEEVDLENKSMSYSIIGGEMMEYYKTFKGTITVIPKDGGSLLKWSGEFEKTSHEIADPHVIKDFAVKNFKEIDEYLLKQSA, from the exons ATGGGATTGACTGGTGTTCTTCATGTGGAGGTTGAAGTTAAGTCTCCGGCTGAAAAGTTCTGGGTAGCCCTTGGCGACGGCATCAATTTCTTTCCCAAAGCTTTCCCTAATGACTACAAAACCATTCAAGTTCTTGCTGGCGATGGGAATGCTCCTGGCTCCATTCGCCTCATTACTTATGGAGAAG GATCTCCACTGGTGAAGATATCGGCTGAGAGGATCGAAGAAGTGGATTTGGAGAACAAAAGCATGTCGTACAGCATCATCGGCGGCGAAATGATGGAGTACTACAAAACGTTCAAAGGAACGATCACAGTTATTCCTAAGGACGGTGGAAGCCTTCTGAAATGGTCTGGTGAGTTTGAGAAGACCAGCCATGAGATCGCTGACCCACACGTCATCAAGGACTTTGCTGTCAAGAACTTCAAAGAGATAGATGAATATCTCCTTAAGCAAAGCGCTTAA